One part of the Verrucomicrobiota bacterium genome encodes these proteins:
- a CDS encoding DUF1559 domain-containing protein, which translates to MRTDFSEFSCGDSRESRPAFTLIELLVVIAIIAVLAGMLLPVLARAKESARTLSCLNNLRQIALASSMYSMDANGHLPWFRNWLYNRTPDITTGRLFPYLKTKEVYMCPTDKIELGQKSRPKWSAQAAPNAGFGSVNRPRDYSYAMNCAICHATDLSGFLDPSQTMLFMEGYLSANDYSGQVGPSLASRALALRHNNRGHLVMADLRVEKMDKKRYDVVEKTKRFWFPTDNTSGPGSMLISNLR; encoded by the coding sequence ATGCGAACCGACTTTTCCGAGTTCTCTTGCGGTGACTCACGTGAATCCCGCCCGGCTTTTACACTCATCGAGTTGCTAGTCGTCATCGCCATCATCGCGGTGCTGGCCGGCATGTTATTGCCTGTTCTGGCCCGGGCAAAGGAATCCGCGCGAACCCTCAGTTGCCTCAACAACCTGCGTCAGATCGCCCTGGCGTCGTCGATGTACTCCATGGACGCGAACGGACACCTCCCCTGGTTTCGGAACTGGCTTTACAACCGGACGCCCGATATCACGACCGGGCGGTTGTTTCCCTACTTGAAAACCAAGGAAGTGTATATGTGCCCGACGGACAAGATTGAGCTGGGCCAGAAGTCGCGCCCGAAATGGTCGGCTCAGGCCGCTCCGAACGCAGGCTTTGGAAGCGTCAACCGCCCGCGAGATTACAGCTATGCGATGAACTGCGCGATTTGCCATGCGACGGATCTTTCCGGTTTTCTCGATCCCTCCCAGACCATGCTATTCATGGAAGGTTATCTGAGCGCGAATGATTACTCCGGGCAAGTCGGACCGAGTCTCGCGTCGCGCGCTCTGGCTTTGCGGCATAACAATCGCGGGCATCTCGTCATGGCCGATCTTCGCGTCGAGAAGATGGACAAGAAACGCTATGACGTGGTCGAGAAGACGAAGCGGTTTTGGTTTCCCACCGACAATACGTCAGGCCCCGGCTCGATGTTGATCAGCAACTTGCGGTAA